The Streptomyces nitrosporeus genome includes a window with the following:
- a CDS encoding PQQ-binding-like beta-propeller repeat protein, whose protein sequence is MTTRNARIPDRPAQDTGPAVLPRRRLLRMAGAGLGLALAGALTTACGPEEVDASGGMDGSPTPGGSGEGGGDAFSTPPAGTAPHALWEHGAAVGTLGNHEVLAVVGDVVLVAGDPLVGRDVATGKEIWSLKDAATPGARLIMGGGTLYLASGRYDGDVVGLDPATGEETWRSRLEGRYSQPRPIGADAERVYVIAGILEKDLSSRTNVIAAIDIRTGKAVWSERRDTGTEESGLTSAVLGGHLVYTDHRKNLTVRDTATGRQLWTKKISRSNFDRMAVHDGAVTVADSRYLRSFSLEDGGERWVLKTEEFSLFNGPTVLDGVLYASDSTRVLWAVDPATGKQRWRSAGEPGVPVPLQFAKVGDTLYGATEFSEKGGVQAYDARDGKLRWTFNDGKGSPVAQWYVAPAGERLAALHDDRLLALPAV, encoded by the coding sequence ATGACGACTCGGAACGCGCGCATACCGGACCGCCCGGCCCAGGACACCGGGCCGGCCGTCCTGCCCCGGCGGCGGCTGCTGCGGATGGCCGGCGCCGGGCTCGGCCTCGCGCTGGCCGGTGCGCTGACGACGGCGTGCGGTCCGGAGGAGGTGGACGCCTCCGGCGGCATGGACGGCTCCCCGACTCCCGGCGGGAGCGGCGAGGGCGGCGGGGACGCGTTCAGCACACCGCCCGCCGGGACCGCCCCGCACGCGCTGTGGGAGCACGGGGCGGCGGTGGGCACCCTCGGCAACCACGAGGTCCTCGCCGTCGTGGGAGACGTGGTGCTGGTCGCCGGCGACCCGCTGGTGGGCCGGGACGTCGCCACCGGCAAGGAGATCTGGTCGCTGAAGGACGCGGCCACGCCCGGAGCACGGCTGATCATGGGCGGGGGCACCCTCTACCTGGCCAGCGGCCGGTACGACGGCGACGTCGTGGGCCTGGACCCGGCCACCGGCGAGGAGACCTGGCGCAGCCGCCTGGAGGGGCGCTACTCCCAGCCCCGGCCCATCGGCGCCGACGCCGAACGCGTGTACGTGATCGCGGGCATCCTGGAGAAGGACCTCAGCTCCCGGACGAACGTGATCGCCGCCATCGACATCCGTACCGGCAAAGCCGTCTGGAGCGAGCGGCGGGACACCGGGACCGAGGAGTCCGGCCTCACCTCCGCGGTGCTCGGCGGCCACCTCGTCTACACCGACCACCGCAAGAACCTGACCGTCCGCGACACCGCGACCGGGCGGCAGCTGTGGACCAAAAAGATCAGCCGGTCCAACTTCGACCGGATGGCCGTGCACGACGGGGCGGTGACCGTCGCCGACAGCCGGTACCTGCGTTCCTTCTCGCTGGAGGACGGCGGCGAGCGCTGGGTGCTGAAGACCGAGGAGTTCTCCCTCTTCAACGGCCCGACCGTCCTGGACGGGGTCCTCTACGCCTCGGACAGCACCCGTGTGCTGTGGGCCGTCGACCCGGCCACCGGCAAGCAGCGGTGGCGCAGCGCCGGGGAGCCCGGCGTCCCGGTGCCGCTCCAGTTCGCCAAGGTGGGGGACACCCTGTACGGGGCCACGGAGTTCAGTGAGAAGGGCGGCGTCCAGGCCTACGACGCCCGGGACGGGAAGCTCCGCTGGACCTTCAACGACGGCAAGGGCAGCCCGGTGGCGCAGTGGTACGTGGCCCCGGCCGGCGAACGGCTGGCCGCACTGCACGACGACCGCCTGCTGGCCCTGCCCGCAGTGTGA
- a CDS encoding ABC transporter permease codes for MSTGTFPPGPARTLATAARVLRQLRHDPRTVALLLLVPALMITLLRYVFDGSPGTFDTVGASLLGVFPLITMFLVTSIATLRERTSGTLERLLAMPLGKADLIAGYALAFGAVAVVQSLLATALSVWVLGLDVVGSPWLLLLVALLDALLGTALGLFVSAFAASEFQAVQFMPAVIFPQLLLCGLFTPRDRMHPVLEAVSNVLPMSYAVDGMNQVLGHRGVTADFCRDVLVVAGSAVLVLCLGAATLRRRTA; via the coding sequence ATGAGCACCGGCACCTTCCCGCCCGGCCCGGCCCGCACCCTGGCCACCGCGGCCCGCGTCCTGCGCCAGCTGCGCCACGACCCGCGTACGGTCGCCCTGCTGCTGCTCGTCCCGGCACTGATGATCACCCTGCTGCGGTACGTCTTCGACGGCAGCCCCGGGACCTTCGACACCGTCGGGGCCTCGCTGCTCGGCGTCTTCCCGCTGATCACGATGTTCCTGGTGACCTCGATCGCCACCCTCAGGGAGCGCACCTCCGGCACCCTCGAACGCCTGCTGGCCATGCCCCTGGGCAAGGCCGACCTGATCGCGGGATACGCCCTGGCCTTCGGCGCCGTCGCCGTCGTCCAGTCCCTCCTGGCCACCGCGCTCTCCGTATGGGTCCTGGGCCTCGACGTCGTCGGCTCGCCCTGGCTGCTGCTCCTGGTCGCCCTGCTGGACGCCCTGCTCGGCACCGCGCTCGGCCTGTTCGTCTCGGCCTTCGCTGCCTCCGAGTTCCAGGCCGTGCAGTTCATGCCGGCGGTGATCTTCCCGCAGCTGCTGCTGTGCGGCCTGTTCACCCCGCGCGACCGGATGCACCCGGTCCTGGAAGCCGTGTCGAACGTCCTGCCGATGTCGTACGCCGTCGACGGGATGAACCAGGTACTCGGCCACCGGGGAGTCACGGCCGACTTCTGCCGTGACGTCCTGGTCGTCGCCGGCAGCGCGGTGCTCGTCCTCTGCCTCGGGGCGGCAACCCTCCGCCGCCGTACCGCCTGA
- a CDS encoding ABC transporter ATP-binding protein — translation MMNYPGAGLTGAEHRPAVEARALTVVRGGRTVLHDLGFSVRAGRITGLLGPSGCGKTTLMRAIAGTQAGVRGSLDVLGHPAGHPALRPRIGYVTQAPSVYTDLTVRQNLEYFAAVLTPGRAHRDARRDAVDRAVGDVGLTGHADVLAGNLSGGQLSRVSLAVALLGTPGLLVLDEPTVGLDPVLRRDLWDLFHALAADRGTTLLVSSHVMDEAERCHRLLLMREGTLLADDSPDALRARTGSDTVEEAFLHLVDRAATDPRQEETR, via the coding sequence ATGATGAATTACCCGGGTGCGGGCCTCACCGGCGCGGAGCACCGGCCCGCCGTCGAGGCCCGCGCCCTCACCGTCGTGCGGGGCGGGCGCACCGTCCTGCACGACCTCGGCTTCTCGGTCCGGGCGGGCCGGATCACCGGCCTGCTCGGACCCTCCGGCTGCGGCAAGACCACGCTGATGCGCGCGATCGCCGGCACCCAGGCCGGGGTGCGGGGCTCCCTCGACGTCCTGGGGCACCCGGCCGGCCACCCGGCCCTGCGCCCGCGCATCGGGTACGTCACCCAGGCCCCTTCCGTCTACACCGACCTGACGGTCCGGCAGAACCTGGAGTACTTCGCCGCGGTGCTCACCCCCGGCAGGGCCCACCGCGACGCCCGGCGGGACGCCGTGGACCGGGCCGTCGGGGACGTCGGTCTCACCGGCCACGCGGACGTACTCGCCGGGAACCTCTCCGGCGGCCAGCTCAGCCGGGTCTCCCTCGCCGTCGCCCTGCTCGGCACCCCGGGCCTCCTGGTGCTGGACGAGCCGACCGTCGGCCTGGACCCCGTGCTCCGGCGCGACCTCTGGGACCTCTTCCACGCGCTGGCCGCGGACCGGGGCACCACGCTCCTGGTCTCCTCGCACGTCATGGACGAGGCCGAGCGCTGCCACCGGCTGCTGCTGATGCGCGAGGGCACGCTCCTCGCCGACGACAGCCCGGACGCCCTCCGCGCGCGCACCGGTTCGGACACCGTCGAGGAGGCATTCCTGCACCTCGTGGACCGGGCCGCGACCGATCCCCGCCAGGAGGAGACCCGATGA
- a CDS encoding class I SAM-dependent methyltransferase yields the protein MVTTPEAVPRRLSFDRSAALYAAARPGYPPALFDALAELAGRPLEGARTVDVGAGTGIATRLLHERGARVTAVEPGPGMVAELRRSLPSVPVVRGDGNRLPLAGGSADLITYAQSWHWTDPVLAFAEAARVLRPGGALALWWNIADHTVDWVVEQDARLVRHFGDTGESAHAMPALTEGHPVPEAPGGAFVRRFLPWTRPVTVDAHLANLSSHSAFLIRGGAAEPRNRRFLEEERGHLAAVFPDGTVEERYVVDLAVAVLG from the coding sequence ATGGTCACCACACCCGAAGCCGTACCCCGCCGCCTCTCCTTCGACCGGTCCGCCGCCCTGTACGCGGCCGCCCGCCCCGGATACCCGCCCGCCCTCTTCGACGCGCTCGCGGAGCTGGCCGGCCGCCCGCTGGAGGGAGCCCGCACCGTCGACGTCGGCGCGGGCACGGGCATCGCGACCCGTCTGCTGCACGAGCGCGGCGCCAGGGTCACGGCCGTCGAACCGGGGCCGGGCATGGTCGCCGAACTGCGCCGCTCACTGCCGTCCGTACCCGTCGTCAGGGGCGACGGCAACCGGCTCCCGCTGGCCGGCGGCTCGGCGGACCTGATCACCTACGCCCAGTCCTGGCACTGGACGGACCCCGTGCTCGCGTTCGCCGAGGCCGCCCGCGTCCTGCGCCCCGGCGGCGCCCTGGCGCTCTGGTGGAACATCGCGGACCACACCGTCGACTGGGTCGTCGAGCAGGACGCGAGGCTGGTCCGCCACTTCGGCGACACGGGCGAGAGCGCGCACGCCATGCCCGCCCTGACCGAGGGGCACCCGGTGCCGGAGGCGCCCGGCGGCGCCTTCGTCCGGCGGTTCCTGCCCTGGACCCGGCCCGTGACGGTCGACGCCCATCTGGCCAACCTCTCCAGCCACTCCGCGTTCCTGATACGGGGCGGGGCCGCCGAACCGCGCAACCGCCGGTTCCTGGAGGAGGAGCGCGGTCATCTCGCCGCCGTCTTCCCGGACGGCACGGTAGAGGAGCGCTACGTGGTCGACCTGGCCGTCGCCGTCCTCGGGTGA
- a CDS encoding sugar phosphate isomerase/epimerase family protein: MRVPDAKVALSTASVYPESTATAFEIAARLGYDGVEVMVWTDPVSQDIEALRRLSDYHRVPILAVHAPCLLITQRVWSTDPWVKLQRARAAAEKLGASTVVVHPPFRWQRGYARGFVEGIWRMADETDVRFAVENMYPWRYRDREMLAYAPNWDVTHDDYRHFTVDLSHTSTARTDGLAMVDRMGDRLAHVHLADGKGSGKDEHLVPGRGDQPCAALLERLAAGGFDGHVVIEVNTRRAMSSAEREADLAEALAFTRLHLASSRTSRP; this comes from the coding sequence GTGCGCGTCCCGGATGCGAAGGTCGCCCTGTCGACGGCCTCGGTCTATCCGGAGTCGACGGCGACGGCCTTCGAGATCGCCGCGCGCCTGGGATACGACGGTGTCGAGGTCATGGTCTGGACCGACCCCGTCAGTCAGGACATCGAGGCGCTCCGCCGCCTCTCCGACTACCACCGGGTGCCGATCCTCGCCGTCCACGCGCCGTGCCTGCTGATCACCCAGCGCGTCTGGTCCACCGACCCGTGGGTCAAGCTCCAGCGGGCGCGGGCCGCGGCGGAGAAGCTCGGGGCCTCCACGGTGGTGGTGCACCCGCCGTTCCGCTGGCAGCGCGGTTACGCCCGCGGCTTCGTCGAGGGGATCTGGCGCATGGCCGACGAGACCGACGTCCGCTTCGCCGTCGAGAACATGTACCCGTGGCGCTACCGGGACCGCGAGATGCTCGCGTACGCCCCGAACTGGGACGTCACCCACGACGACTACCGGCACTTCACCGTGGACCTCTCGCACACCTCGACCGCGCGCACCGACGGCCTGGCCATGGTGGACCGGATGGGCGACCGGCTCGCCCATGTCCACCTCGCCGACGGCAAGGGTTCCGGCAAGGACGAGCACCTGGTCCCCGGCCGGGGCGACCAGCCCTGCGCCGCACTGCTGGAACGGCTGGCCGCGGGCGGCTTCGACGGCCATGTCGTCATCGAGGTCAACACCCGGCGTGCCATGTCCTCGGCCGAGCGCGAGGCGGACCTCGCCGAGGCGCTCGCCTTCACCCGGCTGCACCTGGCCTCCTCCCGGACCTCACGCCCGTGA
- a CDS encoding Ppx/GppA phosphatase family protein, with the protein MRLGVLDVGSNTVHLLVVDAHPGARPLPAHSHKAELRLAELLDPEGAIGPRGVDRLVTTVTDALRAAEDLGCEDVLAFATSAVREASNADRVLARVKEETGVALTVLSGEEEARLTFLAARRWFGWSAGKLLVLDIGGGSLEVGYGLDEQPDAAVSLPLGAGRLTAAWLRGDPPDPSAIRDLRRHVRTGIARTVGEFNRLGPPDHVVGTSRTFKQLARITGAARSAEGLYVQRVLTRKALQEWVPKLSEMTVEQRGALPGVTEGRAAQLLAGALVAEGAMDLYGVEELEVCPWALREGVILRRLDHLPARQDALA; encoded by the coding sequence ATGAGACTCGGAGTCCTCGACGTGGGGTCGAACACGGTTCATCTGCTGGTGGTCGACGCGCACCCCGGCGCCCGCCCGCTGCCCGCGCACTCGCACAAGGCGGAACTGCGGCTGGCCGAACTCCTCGACCCGGAAGGGGCGATCGGTCCGCGGGGCGTCGACCGCCTGGTGACGACGGTCACCGACGCACTGCGGGCGGCCGAGGACCTGGGCTGCGAGGACGTGCTGGCGTTCGCCACCTCCGCGGTGCGCGAGGCGAGCAACGCGGACCGGGTGCTGGCCCGGGTGAAGGAGGAGACCGGTGTCGCCCTCACCGTCCTCAGCGGCGAGGAGGAGGCCCGGCTGACCTTCCTGGCCGCACGGCGCTGGTTCGGCTGGTCGGCGGGGAAACTGCTCGTCCTGGACATAGGCGGCGGCTCGCTGGAGGTGGGGTACGGCCTGGACGAGCAGCCCGACGCGGCGGTGTCGCTGCCGCTGGGCGCGGGACGGCTCACCGCGGCCTGGCTGCGGGGCGACCCGCCGGACCCGTCCGCGATACGGGACCTGCGCCGCCATGTCCGTACGGGCATCGCGCGCACGGTCGGGGAGTTCAACCGGCTCGGCCCGCCCGACCACGTCGTCGGCACCTCCAGGACCTTCAAGCAGCTCGCCCGGATCACCGGCGCCGCCCGCTCGGCCGAGGGGCTGTACGTCCAGCGGGTCCTCACCCGCAAGGCGCTCCAGGAATGGGTGCCGAAGCTGTCGGAGATGACCGTCGAACAGCGCGGGGCGCTGCCCGGTGTCACCGAGGGGCGTGCCGCCCAGCTGCTGGCGGGGGCCCTGGTCGCCGAGGGCGCGATGGACCTGTACGGCGTCGAGGAGCTGGAGGTCTGCCCGTGGGCGCTGCGCGAGGGCGTCATCCTGCGCCGGCTGGACCATCTCCCGGCGCGGCAGGACGCCCTCGCCTGA
- the ilvD gene encoding dihydroxy-acid dehydratase: protein MPQLRSRTVTHGRNMAGARALMRASGVASEDIGKPIIAVANSFTEFVPGHTHLAPVGRIVSEAILAAGAVPREFNTIAVDDGIAMGHGGMLYSLPSRDLIADSVEYMVEAHCADALICISNCDKITPGMLMAAMRLNIPTVFVSGGPMEAGKATLVDGTVRKLDLINAISDAVDESVSDEDILRIEENACPTCGSCSGMFTANSMNCLTEALGLSLPGNGSVLATHTARKALYEEAGRTVVEITRRYYEQDDETVLPRAVGSRAAFDNAMALDIAMGGSTNTILHLLAAAQEAELDYGLADIDAVSRRVPCLAKVAPNVAPGGTYYMEDVHRAGGIPAILGELHRGGLLDEDVHTVHSATLAEWLKNWDVRGGSPSPEAVELWHAAPGCVRSATAFSQSERWDTLDTDAAGGCIRDLEHAYSKDGGLAVLKGNLAVDGCVVKTAGVDESIWTFEGPAVVCESQEEAVDKILRKEIKEGDVVVIRYEGPRGGPGMQEMLYPTSFLKGRGLGKSCALVTDGRFSGGTSGLSIGHASPEAASGGTIALVEDGDRIRIDIPNRSIELLVTDEDLAARREALNGVYAPKDRDRKVSAALRAYAAMATSADRGAVRDVSKLG, encoded by the coding sequence ATGCCCCAGCTGAGGTCCCGCACTGTCACCCACGGCCGCAACATGGCGGGCGCCCGCGCCCTGATGCGGGCGTCCGGCGTAGCCAGTGAGGACATCGGCAAGCCGATCATCGCGGTGGCCAACTCCTTCACCGAGTTCGTGCCCGGCCACACCCACCTCGCGCCGGTCGGCCGGATCGTCTCCGAGGCGATCCTGGCGGCGGGCGCGGTGCCCCGCGAATTCAACACCATCGCGGTCGACGACGGCATCGCCATGGGCCACGGCGGCATGCTCTACAGCCTGCCCTCCCGCGACCTCATCGCCGACAGCGTCGAGTACATGGTCGAGGCCCACTGCGCCGACGCCCTGATCTGCATCTCCAACTGCGACAAGATCACCCCGGGCATGCTGATGGCCGCGATGCGCCTCAACATCCCGACCGTCTTCGTCTCCGGCGGCCCGATGGAGGCCGGCAAGGCCACCCTCGTCGACGGCACGGTCCGCAAGCTGGACCTGATCAACGCCATCAGCGACGCGGTCGACGAGAGCGTCTCGGACGAGGACATCCTGCGCATCGAGGAGAACGCCTGCCCCACCTGCGGCAGCTGTTCCGGCATGTTCACCGCCAACTCCATGAACTGCCTGACCGAGGCCCTCGGCCTCTCCCTCCCCGGCAACGGCTCCGTCCTCGCCACGCACACCGCCCGCAAGGCGCTGTACGAGGAGGCCGGCCGCACGGTCGTGGAGATCACCCGGCGCTACTACGAGCAGGACGACGAGACCGTCCTGCCGCGCGCCGTCGGCTCCCGCGCGGCCTTCGACAACGCCATGGCGCTCGACATCGCCATGGGCGGCTCCACCAACACGATCCTGCACCTGCTCGCCGCCGCCCAGGAGGCCGAGCTGGACTACGGCCTCGCGGACATCGACGCGGTCTCGCGCCGGGTCCCCTGCCTGGCGAAGGTCGCGCCCAACGTCGCCCCCGGCGGCACGTACTACATGGAGGACGTCCACCGCGCGGGCGGCATCCCCGCCATTCTCGGCGAGCTGCACCGCGGCGGACTGCTCGACGAGGACGTGCACACGGTGCACTCCGCCACCCTCGCCGAGTGGCTGAAGAACTGGGACGTCCGCGGCGGCTCCCCGTCCCCCGAGGCCGTCGAGCTGTGGCACGCCGCCCCGGGCTGCGTCCGCAGCGCCACCGCCTTCTCCCAGTCCGAGCGCTGGGACACCCTCGACACGGACGCCGCCGGCGGATGCATCCGCGACCTGGAGCACGCCTACTCCAAGGACGGCGGACTGGCGGTCCTCAAGGGCAACCTCGCCGTGGACGGCTGCGTCGTGAAGACGGCGGGCGTCGACGAGTCGATCTGGACCTTCGAGGGCCCGGCGGTCGTCTGCGAGTCGCAGGAGGAGGCCGTCGACAAGATCCTCCGCAAGGAGATCAAGGAGGGCGACGTCGTCGTCATCCGCTACGAGGGCCCGCGCGGCGGCCCCGGCATGCAGGAGATGCTCTACCCGACGTCCTTCCTGAAGGGGCGCGGCCTCGGCAAGTCCTGCGCGCTGGTCACCGACGGCCGGTTCTCCGGCGGCACCTCCGGCCTGTCCATCGGGCACGCCTCGCCCGAGGCGGCGTCCGGCGGCACGATCGCGCTGGTCGAGGACGGCGACCGGATCCGGATCGACATCCCGAACCGCTCGATCGAACTGCTCGTCACGGACGAGGACCTCGCCGCCCGCCGCGAGGCCCTGAACGGCGTGTACGCGCCGAAGGACCGTGACCGCAAGGTCTCCGCCGCGCTGCGCGCCTACGCGGCGATGGCCACGAGCGCCGACCGGGGCGCCGTCCGCGACGTCTCCAAGCTGGGCTGA
- a CDS encoding protein kinase domain-containing protein, producing the protein MPPLRGAGSHPEAEHPEYAGRYRLQACLGAGGMGVVHLARSPSGLQLAVKVVHPQHATDPEFRARFRQEVAAARRVSGAFTAPVVDADPDAALPWMATLYVPGPTLAAQVKRNGPMSPAGLRRLTAGLAEALRDIHRAGVVHRDLKPGNVLLPDSGPKVIDFGISRPYDSEVRTETGRLIGSPPYMAPEQFQRPREVGPAADVFALGAVLVHAATGRGPFDSDSPYLVAYQVVHDEADLAGVPPDLAPLVGRCLAKDPAARPTPDEIMAALQPPSYEASAFVPAQRRPAPAGPDGPAEGAPAADGAATRIRSGAATHIRSGDGLPGGSTPRARRVLSARRALTAVAALLVLAAGGVWALGTRGGPEEGGAAAAGTAARRPAAFVPWRTALGSTAGTPSCSAAGPLLTCTGAGRGTVRLDPADGRVLWSHRDGTGEGAVPGAVPDGPVWTVVPGEALTAYDPGRGTELWRTDLAGYVDTPFPAGDTLLLTGVDGAAEGLDPETGKARWRHTVPGHRMPGYAWYDEGSRLAYLREDAADGATTLVTAIEARTGRTVWQRRLAGMLAPAGVSGGELVLTSVNDRAQTTELVRYDPERRTVARVPLPFRMVVPAVVVAGDTAWLMERGGTLLAVGVRPGAGPAERWRLETASGLTSAPVPGEGGRLYVSAADGRLLAVDAEHGTLLGQTRPRLREGKPAGAASLPAPVVVGRSVIGTAPDGSVFAVDADDPASW; encoded by the coding sequence ATGCCGCCGCTGCGAGGGGCCGGGTCGCACCCGGAAGCGGAGCATCCGGAATACGCCGGGCGGTACCGGCTTCAGGCATGTCTCGGCGCGGGGGGCATGGGTGTGGTCCATCTGGCGCGCTCGCCCTCCGGGCTTCAGCTCGCGGTCAAGGTCGTGCATCCGCAGCACGCCACGGACCCCGAGTTCAGGGCGCGCTTCCGGCAGGAGGTGGCGGCTGCCAGGCGGGTCAGCGGGGCGTTCACCGCGCCGGTCGTGGACGCCGATCCGGATGCCGCGCTGCCCTGGATGGCCACCCTCTACGTCCCCGGGCCGACGCTCGCCGCCCAGGTGAAGCGGAACGGGCCGATGAGCCCCGCCGGGCTGCGCAGGCTCACCGCCGGGCTCGCCGAGGCGCTGCGGGACATCCACCGGGCCGGGGTCGTCCACCGCGACCTCAAACCGGGCAACGTCCTGCTGCCCGACTCCGGGCCCAAGGTCATCGACTTCGGGATCTCCCGCCCCTACGACAGCGAGGTGCGGACCGAGACGGGCAGGCTGATCGGCTCCCCGCCGTACATGGCCCCCGAGCAGTTCCAGCGTCCGCGTGAGGTCGGCCCGGCGGCCGATGTGTTCGCGCTGGGGGCGGTGCTGGTCCACGCGGCGACCGGGCGGGGCCCGTTCGACTCGGACAGTCCGTATCTCGTCGCCTACCAGGTGGTGCACGACGAGGCCGATCTGGCCGGGGTGCCCCCGGACCTCGCCCCGCTGGTGGGGCGGTGCCTGGCGAAGGATCCCGCGGCGCGTCCGACGCCCGACGAGATCATGGCGGCGCTGCAGCCCCCGTCGTACGAGGCGTCCGCCTTCGTGCCGGCCCAGCGGCGGCCCGCCCCGGCCGGGCCGGACGGGCCGGCCGAGGGGGCGCCGGCCGCGGACGGGGCGGCCACCCGCATACGTTCCGGGGCGGCCACGCACATACGTTCCGGGGACGGGCTGCCCGGTGGGAGCACCCCGCGGGCCCGCCGGGTCCTTTCCGCCCGGCGCGCGCTCACCGCCGTGGCCGCCCTCCTGGTCCTGGCCGCCGGAGGCGTGTGGGCCCTCGGCACCCGGGGCGGGCCCGAGGAGGGGGGAGCGGCCGCGGCCGGGACGGCGGCGCGGCGGCCGGCCGCCTTCGTCCCCTGGCGGACCGCGCTGGGGAGCACGGCCGGCACCCCCTCCTGTTCCGCCGCGGGCCCCCTGCTGACCTGTACCGGGGCCGGCCGGGGCACGGTGCGGCTGGACCCGGCGGACGGCCGGGTGCTCTGGTCGCACCGGGACGGCACGGGGGAGGGCGCTGTGCCGGGGGCGGTCCCGGACGGGCCCGTCTGGACCGTCGTACCCGGCGAGGCCCTCACGGCGTACGACCCCGGCCGGGGCACCGAACTCTGGCGGACGGACCTCGCCGGTTACGTGGACACGCCCTTCCCCGCGGGGGACACCCTGCTGCTGACCGGGGTGGACGGCGCGGCGGAGGGCCTCGACCCGGAGACCGGGAAGGCGCGCTGGCGGCACACCGTGCCGGGCCACCGGATGCCCGGCTACGCGTGGTACGACGAGGGCTCCCGGCTCGCCTACCTCCGTGAGGACGCCGCCGACGGCGCCACCACCCTCGTCACCGCGATCGAGGCGAGGACCGGGCGTACCGTCTGGCAGCGGCGCCTGGCCGGGATGCTGGCCCCGGCCGGGGTGTCCGGCGGGGAACTGGTGCTGACCTCCGTGAACGACCGGGCGCAGACCACGGAGCTGGTCCGTTACGACCCGGAGCGCCGGACGGTGGCGCGGGTGCCGCTGCCCTTCCGGATGGTCGTACCGGCGGTCGTGGTGGCCGGGGACACCGCCTGGCTGATGGAACGCGGCGGCACCCTGCTGGCCGTGGGCGTCCGGCCCGGCGCGGGGCCGGCCGAGCGGTGGCGGCTGGAGACGGCCTCCGGGCTGACCTCCGCGCCGGTGCCCGGCGAAGGCGGCCGCCTGTACGTCTCGGCGGCCGACGGGCGGCTGCTGGCCGTCGACGCGGAGCACGGCACGCTGCTCGGGCAGACCCGGCCCCGGCTGCGGGAGGGGAAGCCGGCCGGTGCCGCGTCGCTGCCCGCCCCCGTGGTCGTCGGCCGGAGCGTCATCGGCACCGCGCCGGACGGCTCGGTCTTCGCCGTGGACGCGGACGACCCCGCCTCCTGGTGA
- a CDS encoding SH3 domain-containing protein, whose product MGVEDSTVGTGPAVATEAAVATDGTAAAGEEIAVLAADVITYPIAPGYRVNVRRGPGTQYGIIRTLPYGMSVPVFCQKAGERVTGPYGTSNIWDNIGRSEYVSDTYVRTGSDGYIAPRCG is encoded by the coding sequence ATGGGCGTTGAAGACAGCACCGTCGGCACGGGTCCGGCCGTCGCCACGGAGGCGGCCGTCGCCACGGACGGCACGGCGGCGGCCGGTGAGGAGATCGCGGTACTCGCCGCGGACGTCATCACCTATCCGATCGCCCCGGGCTACCGCGTGAACGTCCGCCGGGGGCCGGGCACCCAGTACGGCATCATCCGGACGCTGCCGTACGGCATGAGCGTCCCGGTCTTCTGCCAGAAGGCCGGTGAGCGGGTCACCGGGCCGTACGGCACCTCGAACATCTGGGACAACATCGGCCGCAGCGAGTACGTCTCGGACACCTACGTCCGTACGGGCAGTGACGGCTACATCGCCCCGCGCTGCGGCTGA
- a CDS encoding TetR/AcrR family transcriptional regulator: MTQDGPAPRRRGRPSRTAAAGPDARTRILRAAREEFAERGYDKTSVRGIARAAGVDAALVHHYFGTKEEVFAAAVELSFEPALAAPAVLGGPVEGMGERLARYVIGVWEDPVSRAPLLAVLRSALTHEAAAKVLRGFVLRRLLERIAADLDVPDPALRAELAASHMIGIALLRYVIRAEPLASEDPERIIAMVAPTLQRYLADR; encoded by the coding sequence GTGACCCAGGACGGTCCGGCGCCCCGCCGGCGGGGGCGCCCCTCCCGCACGGCGGCGGCCGGCCCGGACGCCCGGACGAGGATTCTCCGGGCGGCCCGTGAGGAGTTCGCCGAGCGCGGTTACGACAAGACCTCGGTCCGGGGCATCGCCAGGGCGGCCGGGGTCGACGCGGCACTGGTCCACCACTACTTCGGCACGAAGGAGGAGGTCTTCGCGGCGGCCGTGGAGCTCTCCTTCGAACCGGCCCTGGCGGCGCCCGCGGTCCTCGGCGGCCCGGTGGAGGGCATGGGGGAGCGGCTCGCCCGCTATGTCATCGGCGTGTGGGAGGACCCGGTGTCCCGGGCGCCGCTGCTGGCCGTCCTGCGCTCGGCGCTCACCCACGAGGCGGCGGCGAAGGTGCTGCGCGGGTTCGTGCTCCGCCGGCTGCTGGAGCGGATCGCGGCGGACCTGGACGTGCCCGACCCGGCGCTCCGGGCCGAGCTGGCCGCCTCGCACATGATCGGGATCGCCCTCCTGCGGTACGTGATCCGGGCGGAGCCGCTGGCCTCGGAGGACCCGGAACGGATCATCGCGATGGTGGCGCCCACGCTCCAGCGGTACCTCGCCGACCGCTGA